In the Chroococcidiopsis sp. SAG 2025 genome, one interval contains:
- a CDS encoding ATP-binding protein, producing MSKSKYNLGDFIETVPSCLQTATLAMAWETFSQEQSDRLIVLDRQRFPLGVLHLRQFFPHWLAATNNSKNVKQSLSKATARILEPIEKLPNEFSLEQFQSYIDSRPELSDIKQTFAIVDAEGKFLGLLEQTKLWKVLAAAARTEKRDRLAKTTLLKATIERGIEPEQLDPIVQLLERLPLPLMLQTSLGEAIAQNPAWNRQFGNMGNPEAIRQEVEAILNVAGTQQSVIDLESATAAEVTEASREVDRAKLSDWQATTHHFSLTALQEQVSLLSTPDAAEPNIIRYCQQGEQEGTCICVCPGQQGQDRVWQFLKIPLQMSVVSRQQQSERIWLLMATDVTEQRQMASELAAKNADLIQLNRLKDEFLACISHELRTPLTAMLGLSTLLKDQALGQLNERQARYARLIHENGRHLMSVVNDILDLTRMETGQLELTLEPVHIRKVCERAVEQARLAFSPKNNKTAVVEAGTDSHLEHRFTLAIEPELDIIVADELRLRQMLVHLLANAFKFTASGGEIGLRVSYWAGWIAFTVWDTGIGIPEHQQHLIFQKFQQLETPLTRQFEGTGLGLVLTRALARLHGGDVSFLSQEGKGSQFTLLLAPTPPKKRAGGAGGAGEAGEAGEQVGRTSANLQRQSLAHIPTGNNALAAQSRTPGRGESNFSLGSLVSPAPDRHLVLVVEAAPRFIEDLAEQLTSLGYWVAIARSGTEALEKARRLQPGIIFINPLLPLLSGWDVLTLLKSDPATSQIPIVVTTTRAEKNQALSHRADEFISLPVQQQVLQQVMTRLCGAPVTHSQVELSQRVQKYKQLTILRLVTPNTELLARGDVNHLESSLDRCRVLEADDLEQASLLARIWRPNVILLERAICEPLDFLQQLTEYPSLADLPIVTLDAAIAQVASQIEQLNIFPCLTNPPEPSAEVLLSVLHMAAGVSWEYSVLVLDIANLDDLSDEHTYNTQASAVSLRAEWLQALIQYLQTAGFRVVMPHTWEEVQQQIQQQNVDLMLVCLGEMQQVEQACTAIATLEQQQKLPPIIAMERLFTQNEVREQFPAYLESEGRSLPSEQMHNLGNANAASDLESIERALGAIATKVLPSSISMEELLNNIHQTLLAQPVEKD from the coding sequence TCCAAGTACAACTTAGGTGACTTTATCGAGACTGTCCCTAGCTGTTTACAGACAGCTACTTTGGCTATGGCATGGGAAACCTTCAGCCAGGAGCAAAGCGATCGCCTGATTGTGTTGGATCGGCAACGATTTCCCCTGGGAGTGCTGCATCTGCGGCAATTTTTCCCCCACTGGTTGGCAGCAACAAACAATAGCAAGAATGTCAAGCAATCCTTATCCAAAGCAACCGCTCGCATACTAGAGCCTATAGAAAAGCTACCAAATGAGTTTAGCCTAGAACAGTTCCAATCGTATATAGATTCCCGTCCCGAACTCAGCGACATCAAGCAGACTTTTGCGATCGTCGATGCTGAGGGAAAGTTTTTAGGGCTATTGGAGCAAACAAAGCTCTGGAAAGTTTTAGCCGCAGCCGCGAGAACCGAAAAGCGCGATCGTTTAGCAAAAACAACTTTACTCAAAGCAACCATCGAGCGTGGCATTGAGCCAGAGCAACTCGACCCGATCGTCCAACTGCTAGAAAGATTACCCTTACCATTGATGTTACAAACGAGCCTGGGCGAAGCGATCGCCCAGAATCCTGCCTGGAATCGGCAATTTGGTAACATGGGCAATCCCGAAGCAATTCGGCAAGAAGTCGAAGCAATTTTGAATGTGGCGGGAACTCAGCAATCGGTAATTGACTTGGAATCGGCAACAGCAGCAGAAGTTACCGAAGCTAGTCGAGAAGTCGATCGCGCCAAGTTAAGCGATTGGCAGGCAACAACTCATCACTTCAGTCTCACTGCACTACAGGAGCAAGTATCTTTACTATCCACACCCGATGCGGCAGAACCCAACATCATACGCTACTGCCAGCAGGGAGAGCAAGAAGGGACGTGTATCTGTGTTTGCCCCGGACAACAGGGACAAGACCGAGTGTGGCAATTTCTCAAAATTCCTTTACAAATGTCAGTCGTCAGCCGCCAACAGCAATCCGAGCGAATTTGGTTGTTGATGGCTACAGATGTGACAGAACAGCGACAGATGGCATCGGAACTAGCCGCCAAAAATGCCGATTTGATTCAACTCAATCGCTTGAAAGATGAATTTCTTGCTTGTATTAGTCACGAGTTGCGGACACCCCTAACAGCAATGCTGGGGTTATCTACCTTACTAAAAGATCAGGCACTAGGACAGCTCAACGAGCGTCAAGCACGCTACGCGCGGCTAATTCACGAAAATGGACGACATTTAATGAGCGTGGTCAATGACATTTTAGATTTGACCCGCATGGAGACAGGACAGTTAGAATTAACCCTCGAACCAGTCCACATTCGTAAAGTATGCGAACGTGCGGTCGAGCAAGCTCGGCTTGCCTTTAGCCCGAAAAACAACAAAACTGCTGTGGTGGAGGCAGGGACAGACAGTCATCTCGAACACCGCTTTACCTTAGCGATCGAACCCGAGTTAGATATCATTGTGGCGGACGAATTGCGCCTGCGCCAGATGCTGGTTCACTTATTGGCAAATGCCTTCAAATTCACGGCATCCGGCGGGGAGATCGGTTTGCGAGTCAGCTATTGGGCAGGGTGGATTGCCTTTACAGTTTGGGATACAGGAATTGGCATTCCCGAACACCAGCAACACTTAATTTTTCAAAAATTTCAACAGTTGGAAACGCCGTTGACGCGGCAATTTGAAGGTACGGGTCTGGGTTTGGTTTTAACCAGAGCCTTAGCTCGGCTGCATGGTGGTGATGTCAGCTTTTTGTCTCAAGAAGGTAAAGGCAGCCAATTTACCCTGTTGCTAGCTCCTACGCCGCCCAAGAAGAGAGCTGGGGGAGCTGGAGGAGCTGGAGAGGCTGGGGAAGCTGGGGAGCAGGTGGGAAGAACGTCCGCAAATTTACAACGACAGTCACTCGCTCATATCCCTACTGGCAACAACGCACTGGCGGCTCAGAGCCGGACACCCGGACGTGGAGAAAGCAACTTTTCTCTGGGGTCTTTGGTTTCTCCAGCTCCCGATCGCCATTTGGTGCTGGTTGTGGAGGCTGCACCCCGATTTATTGAAGACTTGGCAGAACAACTGACGAGTTTGGGATATTGGGTGGCGATCGCTCGTTCTGGAACTGAGGCGTTAGAAAAAGCCCGTCGTTTGCAGCCAGGAATTATATTTATCAATCCCTTACTACCTTTACTATCTGGCTGGGATGTACTGACTTTACTCAAATCCGATCCGGCTACGAGTCAAATTCCGATCGTCGTTACTACCACAAGAGCCGAGAAAAATCAAGCTCTTTCCCACCGGGCTGACGAATTTATTAGCTTACCCGTACAGCAGCAAGTCTTGCAGCAGGTGATGACTCGTTTGTGCGGCGCGCCAGTGACCCACTCTCAGGTCGAATTGTCGCAGCGCGTCCAAAAGTACAAACAGCTGACGATTTTACGATTAGTGACTCCCAACACCGAACTTTTAGCCAGGGGCGATGTCAACCATTTAGAATCATCCCTGGATCGCTGTCGCGTTCTCGAAGCCGATGACTTAGAGCAAGCATCATTGCTAGCGCGGATTTGGCGACCAAATGTCATTTTACTGGAGCGGGCGATCTGCGAACCCCTCGATTTCTTGCAACAGTTGACCGAGTATCCTAGCTTGGCAGATTTACCCATCGTGACGCTAGATGCCGCGATCGCTCAAGTTGCGAGTCAAATAGAGCAACTCAATATATTTCCTTGTTTGACAAATCCGCCAGAGCCATCGGCTGAAGTGTTACTATCCGTTCTGCACATGGCAGCAGGCGTAAGTTGGGAATATAGCGTGTTAGTTTTAGATATTGCTAATTTGGACGATTTGTCTGACGAACACACCTACAATACTCAAGCTTCTGCTGTATCGCTGCGGGCAGAATGGTTGCAAGCTTTAATTCAATATTTGCAAACAGCTGGTTTTCGAGTCGTGATGCCGCATACTTGGGAGGAAGTACAGCAGCAAATTCAACAACAAAACGTCGATCTGATGCTCGTTTGTTTGGGAGAGATGCAACAAGTCGAGCAAGCCTGCACGGCGATCGCAACTTTAGAGCAGCAGCAGAAATTACCACCTATCATCGCTATGGAGCGACTATTTACTCAAAATGAAGTTAGAGAGCAATTTCCCGCTTACTTAGAGTCAGAGGGGAGATCGCTACCTTCAGAGCAAATGCACAATTTGGGTAACGCGAATGCAGCATCCGATTTGGAGTCGATCGAGCGCGCATTGGGGGCGATCGCGACTAAAGTTTTGCCTTCCTCTATTTCTATGGAAGAGTTATTAAATAACATTCATCAAACTCTGTTGGCTCAACCTGTAGAAAAGGATTAG
- the hemJ gene encoding protoporphyrinogen oxidase HemJ, whose amino-acid sequence MAYFWFKAFHLVGIVVWFAGLFYLVRLFIYHVEADEQPEPACTILKNQYQLMEKRLYSIITTPGMLVTVAMAIGLLTTEPEVLKQGWLHVKLAFVVLLLGYHHYCKRLMRQLEKNECKWSSQQLRALNEAPTVMLVAIVLLAVFKNNLPTNATVWAIFGMIVAMAATIQLYAKKRRLDKERLMAQVPQE is encoded by the coding sequence ATGGCTTATTTTTGGTTTAAAGCGTTTCATCTGGTTGGCATTGTTGTTTGGTTCGCTGGATTATTTTACTTGGTGCGGCTATTTATCTATCATGTCGAGGCTGACGAGCAGCCGGAACCCGCCTGTACGATTCTCAAGAATCAGTATCAATTGATGGAAAAGCGACTGTATAGCATTATTACCACTCCTGGGATGCTGGTGACGGTAGCAATGGCAATTGGATTGCTGACGACGGAACCGGAAGTCCTGAAACAGGGATGGTTGCATGTCAAGTTAGCATTTGTCGTGCTTCTATTGGGATATCACCACTACTGCAAACGGCTGATGCGACAGTTAGAAAAAAATGAGTGTAAGTGGAGCAGTCAGCAATTACGGGCGTTGAATGAAGCCCCAACTGTGATGTTAGTGGCGATCGTGTTGCTAGCCGTGTTTAAAAATAACCTACCTACAAATGCTACGGTTTGGGCAATTTTCGGCATGATTGTGGCAATGGCAGCAACAATTCAACTTTACGCCAAAAAGCGGAGGTTGGATAAAGAGAGGTTAATGGCACAAGTACCGCAAGAGTGA
- a CDS encoding carotenoid oxygenase family protein — protein sequence MQTTTKPSTTKAWAKAIAQPATEFSPTPLPVIAGEIPSNLRGTLYRNGPARLERGGMRMGHWFDGDGAILAVDFNSNSPLSQGGEGGAIASYRYVQTAGYQEEATANRLLYGNYGMTAPGAFWNRWLKPIKNVANTSVLPLPNKLLALWEGGKPHALDLQTLETKGEDNLSGLSNGLPYSAHYKCDPHTGEIFNFGISPGINANLNLYKSDRTGKILQKATFTLDGVPIVHDFVLAGQYLVFFVPPVRVNALPVLLGLSCYSDAIEWQPQLGTQFLIFDRETLTLVSRGETEPWYQWHFANGYVDPNGTIVVDLVRYEDFQTNQYLKEVATGQTHTPAPSSLSRVYLNPNLGKVTAIEQILDRDCEFPIGLPHLIGQAASPTFLSVHRPSVNIGAELFGAIAKFDSQTQFLTIADFGENCYPMEPIFAPDPQNPASGWIVTVVYDGNRDRSEVWIFDSDRLDAPPVCKLELPSVVPMGFHGAWRQA from the coding sequence ATGCAGACAACTACGAAACCTTCCACAACAAAAGCTTGGGCAAAAGCGATCGCCCAACCCGCAACAGAATTTTCTCCCACTCCCCTACCTGTCATAGCTGGGGAAATTCCATCTAATTTACGCGGAACTCTTTATCGCAATGGTCCCGCCAGATTAGAACGGGGTGGAATGCGGATGGGACATTGGTTTGATGGTGATGGGGCAATTCTCGCCGTTGATTTTAATTCTAATTCCCCCCTTTCTCAGGGGGGTGAGGGGGGTGCGATCGCCTCATACCGCTACGTGCAAACTGCTGGCTACCAAGAAGAAGCCACCGCAAATCGCCTGCTTTATGGTAACTATGGGATGACAGCCCCAGGTGCGTTCTGGAATCGATGGTTGAAGCCAATCAAGAATGTGGCAAATACCTCTGTTTTACCTCTACCAAATAAACTCTTAGCATTGTGGGAAGGTGGTAAACCGCACGCCTTAGACTTGCAGACTTTGGAGACAAAAGGCGAGGACAATTTATCTGGATTAAGTAATGGTTTACCTTACTCTGCCCATTACAAGTGCGATCCGCACACAGGAGAAATTTTCAACTTTGGGATTAGCCCTGGAATTAACGCTAACTTGAATCTCTATAAAAGCGATCGCACGGGTAAAATTCTGCAAAAAGCTACATTTACCTTAGATGGCGTGCCGATCGTTCACGATTTCGTCTTGGCAGGACAGTATTTAGTCTTTTTCGTGCCTCCAGTTAGGGTAAATGCGTTACCCGTGTTGTTAGGCTTGAGTTGTTACAGCGATGCGATCGAATGGCAGCCTCAACTCGGGACTCAGTTTCTCATATTCGATCGCGAAACCCTTACCCTTGTCAGCCGTGGCGAAACCGAACCTTGGTATCAATGGCATTTTGCTAACGGTTACGTCGATCCTAACGGTACGATTGTCGTGGACTTGGTGCGGTATGAAGACTTTCAGACCAATCAATATTTAAAGGAAGTGGCAACGGGACAAACTCATACACCTGCACCCAGTAGTTTATCGCGAGTTTATTTGAATCCGAATTTGGGTAAGGTGACGGCGATCGAGCAGATTTTAGATCGCGATTGTGAATTTCCGATCGGATTACCTCATTTAATTGGGCAAGCTGCTTCCCCTACTTTTCTCTCCGTTCATCGTCCTAGTGTAAATATCGGTGCAGAATTGTTTGGCGCGATCGCTAAATTTGACTCGCAAACTCAATTTCTGACGATTGCGGATTTTGGCGAAAATTGCTACCCGATGGAACCAATTTTTGCCCCCGATCCGCAAAATCCTGCTTCTGGTTGGATCGTTACGGTAGTATATGACGGAAATCGCGATCGCAGTGAGGTCTGGATTTTCGATAGCGATCGCTTGGATGCACCACCTGTTTGTAAATTGGAACTACCCAGCGTCGTACCGATGGGATTTCATGGAGCTTGGCGACAAGCGTAA
- a CDS encoding phosphate/phosphite/phosphonate ABC transporter substrate-binding protein, translating into MPYSPGRTIILWSLIGFASTTVIAGIVLSIWRWVQPCAVGEKRFWTNCYRDLQAQPLKIGVSATPPIEDYQALATHLQEQLGVRVIVDRHTPFPEIRDRLDLKDWDIAFTGSPVLSIAAEDNNYTGIAVMYPDRPLYDRAALFVKADSKIESIADIQPNTTIALGSSASALTFLIPIYALYGKTLKIGRGYHPREAINLVKTGKIDIAAGQYTAIKDDPTLRVIYMSKPIPGVGVYLSPRLLNFDRELIKIAMLNANAEIKSQAKYTAGQIPDYSELRKIIARAEEVSSCLKSTQNYFNWQVPVKLFCQERSPRKSAIR; encoded by the coding sequence ATGCCTTACTCTCCTGGCAGAACGATAATTCTATGGTCGCTGATTGGTTTTGCATCTACCACGGTCATTGCTGGTATCGTACTGAGTATCTGGCGCTGGGTGCAACCTTGCGCAGTCGGGGAAAAAAGGTTTTGGACGAATTGCTATCGAGACTTGCAGGCACAACCGCTGAAAATTGGAGTGAGTGCTACCCCTCCAATAGAAGATTATCAGGCTTTAGCTACCCATTTACAGGAGCAATTGGGTGTTCGGGTCATCGTCGATCGCCATACGCCTTTTCCAGAAATTCGCGATCGCCTCGATCTCAAAGATTGGGATATTGCTTTTACTGGTTCTCCAGTACTTTCCATAGCAGCTGAGGATAATAACTACACTGGCATTGCTGTAATGTACCCCGATCGACCACTTTACGATCGAGCAGCTTTATTTGTTAAAGCTGATAGTAAGATCGAGTCTATTGCCGATATCCAACCAAACACGACAATTGCTTTAGGTAGTTCCGCATCAGCCCTAACTTTTCTCATTCCAATTTATGCTTTATATGGCAAAACACTTAAAATTGGTAGAGGCTATCACCCTAGAGAAGCGATAAATTTAGTTAAGACTGGAAAAATTGATATTGCTGCTGGTCAATATACCGCAATTAAAGACGACCCAACATTGCGAGTTATTTATATGAGTAAACCAATTCCTGGTGTGGGAGTTTATTTATCGCCCCGGCTTTTGAATTTCGATCGAGAGTTAATCAAAATAGCCATGCTCAACGCTAATGCAGAAATTAAATCTCAAGCTAAATATACTGCGGGTCAAATTCCTGATTATAGCGAACTCAGAAAAATTATCGCTAGAGCTGAAGAGGTTTCTAGCTGCCTCAAATCGACGCAAAATTACTTTAATTGGCAAGTACCAGTTAAATTATTTTGTCAAGAGCGATCGCCAAGAAAATCAGCGATTCGCTGA
- a CDS encoding alpha/beta hydrolase yields MSEYSNNLLAIAREIQATESNLSLIAETTGSQFLIQPNSEKICLFFHGFTAVPEQFALIGKAFYQAGYHVLIPLLPGHGIAGEWNGDNPPPLPEDPQIYQEFGCHWLEIARSGGKEIIIGGLSGGSTLAAWLALEYPELIKKTLIFAPYLSGSNKVVDLFVRIFNIYFEWWQDPQVASFGYDGFAMPALRVFLDMGTEVLEKAQTQKAAPMLIVSSESDRAVGNREHEKLFNAAVQLQPKSWYVCFDDVWDIPHNMMTQAEGNEHVDLLISLTLAYVNSDATWAEMVTLCDRLKQDDFPTAIAQLNLHGRIASAMATIMGIINTSIEKLRD; encoded by the coding sequence ATGTCTGAATATTCCAATAATTTATTAGCGATAGCCCGGGAAATTCAAGCTACAGAAAGCAATCTATCATTGATAGCAGAAACGACTGGCTCGCAATTTTTAATCCAGCCGAATAGTGAAAAGATTTGTCTTTTCTTTCATGGATTTACAGCAGTTCCCGAACAATTTGCCCTGATAGGTAAAGCATTTTATCAAGCTGGATATCACGTTCTAATTCCCTTACTACCAGGACATGGTATTGCAGGTGAATGGAATGGAGATAACCCGCCACCACTACCAGAAGATCCCCAAATTTATCAAGAATTTGGTTGTCATTGGTTAGAAATTGCTCGCTCTGGAGGCAAAGAAATTATTATTGGAGGTTTGTCTGGTGGGAGTACTTTAGCTGCATGGTTAGCTTTAGAATATCCCGAGCTAATAAAGAAGACTTTAATATTTGCACCCTATTTAAGTGGAAGTAATAAAGTCGTCGATTTATTTGTCAGAATTTTTAATATCTATTTTGAATGGTGGCAAGACCCTCAAGTAGCTAGTTTTGGTTATGATGGTTTTGCTATGCCAGCTTTACGAGTTTTTTTAGATATGGGAACGGAGGTATTAGAAAAAGCCCAAACTCAAAAGGCTGCACCAATGTTAATTGTATCGAGTGAAAGCGATCGCGCTGTAGGAAATCGAGAACACGAAAAGTTATTTAACGCCGCAGTTCAGTTACAGCCTAAATCTTGGTATGTCTGTTTTGATGATGTGTGGGATATTCCCCATAACATGATGACCCAAGCAGAAGGAAACGAACACGTCGATCTGTTGATTTCTCTAACTTTAGCGTATGTTAATAGCGATGCTACCTGGGCAGAAATGGTGACATTGTGCGATCGCCTGAAACAAGATGATTTTCCAACTGCGATCGCGCAATTAAACTTGCATGGGCGAATTGCATCTGCAATGGCGACGATTATGGGAATTATTAATACTTCTATCGAAAAACTGAGAGACTAG
- a CDS encoding CHAD domain-containing protein: protein MASSTLSGKNTLGDRAVLAIKKHFEKFLKHEADVIADSDPEALHQMRVGMRRLRSAIAGFAPAIDLPKPVQEKKIGKIARILGSLRDLDVLRESLENNYKPALPADEQEQLDTALVYLYKRRRKAFAKVHETLTGDRYQELKQALEKWLSQPQLQPIAQMPIQATLPDLLLSEVGRLLLHPSWLVGTKLQDEQVVVQTGQTPAQAKQQLIDNAPLLHSLRKETKRARYQMEVFANFYGASYETYLEDLKAIQSILGQFQDSAVLSEFLAEALETKIEKTMPTLANLLAEHNYQAWQQWQTLQQRYLNLESRKGLHLSILMPTWENVNNGQSTEHDTVLSQQS, encoded by the coding sequence ATGGCATCGTCTACATTAAGCGGAAAGAATACTTTAGGCGATCGCGCTGTGCTGGCAATTAAGAAGCACTTTGAAAAATTTCTCAAACACGAAGCTGACGTAATCGCAGATAGCGATCCAGAAGCATTGCATCAGATGCGCGTAGGAATGCGTCGCTTGCGTAGTGCGATCGCGGGTTTTGCTCCAGCCATCGACTTACCGAAGCCAGTCCAAGAAAAAAAAATTGGTAAAATTGCTCGTATTCTGGGCAGTTTGCGAGATTTGGACGTACTGCGAGAATCATTAGAAAACAACTACAAACCCGCTTTACCTGCTGACGAACAAGAACAATTGGATACAGCGCTGGTTTATCTGTATAAGCGGCGGCGGAAGGCTTTTGCTAAAGTTCATGAAACTTTAACAGGCGATCGCTATCAAGAACTGAAGCAGGCTTTAGAAAAATGGCTATCTCAGCCCCAACTGCAACCAATCGCCCAGATGCCAATTCAGGCGACTCTACCAGATTTACTTCTATCTGAGGTTGGTAGGCTACTGTTACACCCAAGTTGGTTAGTAGGAACTAAATTACAAGACGAACAGGTAGTAGTACAAACAGGACAAACACCAGCACAGGCAAAACAACAACTAATCGATAACGCCCCTCTTCTCCACAGCCTGCGTAAAGAAACCAAACGCGCTCGTTATCAAATGGAAGTCTTTGCTAACTTTTATGGAGCTTCTTACGAAACTTACCTTGAAGATCTAAAAGCCATTCAGAGTATTTTAGGACAATTTCAAGATAGTGCCGTACTGTCTGAGTTTTTAGCAGAAGCCTTGGAAACAAAAATTGAAAAAACCATGCCAACTCTCGCTAATTTATTAGCAGAGCATAATTACCAAGCTTGGCAACAATGGCAAACTCTACAACAGCGATATCTCAATTTGGAAAGTCGCAAAGGCTTGCACTTGTCGATTTTGATGCCCACTTGGGAAAACGTCAATAACGGGCAAAGTACAGAACACGATACTGTTCTCAGCCAACAGAGTTAA